One Proteinivorax tanatarense DNA segment encodes these proteins:
- a CDS encoding response regulator transcription factor — MKIIIVDDDTLVSTSLKTIIEANENFKVIATASNGAEAIRLYKEHIPDILLMDIRMGRVSGLDAAEEILNTFPKAKILFLTTFADDEYIVKALKIGAKGYILKQHYNSIVPALNAVCSGQNVFGEQIISKLPTVAFDMENKKDYKEYGLLDKEYVIIKLVAKGLSNKEIAKEIYLGEGTVRNYLSVILDKLNLRDRTQLAIFYFNNLQK; from the coding sequence GTGAAAATTATAATAGTAGATGATGATACTCTGGTGTCAACATCATTAAAGACTATTATAGAGGCAAATGAAAATTTTAAAGTTATAGCAACAGCTAGCAATGGGGCAGAGGCTATAAGGCTTTACAAAGAGCATATTCCTGATATTCTTTTAATGGATATAAGGATGGGTAGGGTCAGTGGATTAGATGCAGCTGAAGAAATTTTGAATACATTTCCCAAGGCAAAGATCCTTTTTTTAACAACCTTTGCAGATGATGAGTATATTGTTAAGGCTTTAAAAATAGGGGCAAAGGGGTATATTTTAAAGCAACATTACAATAGTATTGTTCCAGCGCTTAACGCTGTGTGTTCAGGGCAAAATGTTTTTGGTGAGCAGATAATCAGCAAGCTCCCTACTGTTGCCTTTGATATGGAGAATAAGAAAGATTATAAAGAGTATGGCCTTTTAGACAAGGAATATGTAATTATTAAATTAGTAGCAAAAGGGCTTTCAAATAAGGAAATTGCAAAAGAAATTTATTTGGGGGAAGGTACAGTGAGGAACTATTTGAGTGTTATTTTAGATAAACTCAACCTAAGAGACAGAACT
- a CDS encoding sensor histidine kinase, with translation MGNILNKIIIFVITSIILLIEFTPSKGVIAILLAVALSSFLEYFNNEKMAQWGFIFYLTLTTIYPQFVFFLPLISYDLLKSNKQIITVIAFVPYVLHFEKFSFASMGLLLVIYVIVYLLKERATYENKLREDYIKQRDYLTELSISLEEKVSELVTKQDIEVNLATLNERNRIAREIHDNVGHLLSSSILQIGAVIAVSKEDDTIKSLEKVRVTLDEGMNSIRKSVHDLHEHSIDLYGEINKIIKNFTFCKTTLEYEVSEKMPAKAKYAVIAIIKEALSNVMKHSNADHVSITLYEHPKFYQLVIRDNGKQKASLATFKGMGIESIKQRVASLNGVINFDQSSGFKIFISFMKP, from the coding sequence ATGGGGAACATATTAAATAAAATAATTATTTTTGTTATAACTTCTATAATTCTTTTAATAGAATTTACCCCTAGTAAAGGAGTTATTGCCATTTTGTTAGCTGTTGCTTTAAGTAGTTTTTTAGAGTACTTTAATAATGAAAAAATGGCTCAATGGGGATTTATATTTTATTTAACCTTGACAACTATTTATCCGCAATTTGTTTTTTTTCTACCGCTAATAAGTTATGATTTATTAAAATCAAATAAACAAATAATTACGGTTATAGCATTTGTACCCTATGTACTGCATTTTGAGAAATTTTCTTTTGCTTCTATGGGATTATTATTAGTAATCTATGTTATTGTTTATCTATTAAAAGAAAGAGCAACTTACGAAAACAAATTGAGGGAAGATTATATAAAACAACGGGACTATTTAACAGAGCTATCCATATCCCTTGAGGAAAAAGTTAGTGAATTAGTAACTAAACAAGATATAGAAGTAAATTTGGCTACATTAAACGAAAGAAATAGAATTGCACGAGAAATACATGATAATGTAGGACACCTTTTATCCAGTTCAATTTTACAAATAGGAGCTGTTATAGCTGTTAGTAAAGAGGACGATACCATAAAAAGTTTAGAAAAGGTTAGGGTTACTTTAGATGAAGGCATGAATTCCATAAGAAAAAGTGTCCATGATTTGCATGAACACTCTATCGACCTTTATGGTGAAATTAATAAAATAATAAAAAATTTTACCTTTTGCAAAACAACATTAGAGTATGAAGTGAGTGAAAAGATGCCAGCGAAAGCTAAATATGCAGTCATTGCCATCATTAAAGAGGCTTTGTCAAATGTCATGAAGCACTCTAATGCTGACCATGTATCTATAACTTTGTATGAACATCCTAAATTTTATCAGTTAGTTATACGTGATAATGGAAAACAAAAAGCAAGCTTAGCAACTTTTAAAGGTATGGGGATTGAAAGTATAAAACAGAGGGTTGCGTCATTAAATGGCGTTATAAATTTTGATCAATCTAGCGGGTTTAAAATCTTTATTTCTTTTATGAAACCTTAA
- a CDS encoding ABC transporter ATP-binding protein — protein sequence MIKIQNLVKRYGELVALDHVNIQIDEGEIFGLLGPNGSGKTTAINCLLSLLKFDKGTIEILGKEMTPSSYDIKRNIGIVMQNVAVFDELTVYENIDYFCGLYITDNKKRKELVKEAINFVALNDFIKFHPPKLSGGLLRRLNIACGIAHKPKIIILDEPTVAVDPQSRNKILEGIKKLNEQGATIIYTSHYMEEIEQLCSRLAILDKGKVIACGTKEEIKGMISLGEKIVVETFNINNSHLNKMREIPNVVEIEHKANMLTVKQKNGPSNLVNIINFITENNISYGKIYSEQPTLNDVFLEITGKELRD from the coding sequence ATGATTAAAATTCAAAACTTAGTAAAAAGATATGGTGAACTAGTCGCCCTTGATCATGTAAATATACAAATAGACGAGGGGGAAATTTTTGGTCTTTTAGGGCCTAATGGTTCAGGAAAAACAACAGCTATCAATTGTCTTTTATCTCTTTTAAAATTTGACAAAGGCACAATTGAAATACTTGGAAAGGAAATGACCCCATCTTCCTATGATATTAAACGTAATATTGGTATAGTCATGCAGAACGTGGCAGTTTTTGACGAACTAACTGTCTACGAAAACATTGATTATTTTTGTGGTCTATATATAACTGACAACAAAAAACGTAAAGAACTAGTAAAAGAAGCCATAAACTTCGTAGCATTAAATGACTTTATTAAATTTCATCCCCCAAAATTAAGTGGTGGTTTGTTAAGAAGACTCAATATTGCTTGTGGTATTGCCCACAAACCAAAAATAATTATCTTAGACGAACCTACAGTAGCAGTAGACCCGCAAAGCAGAAACAAAATTTTAGAAGGCATCAAAAAACTAAATGAGCAAGGAGCAACTATAATCTACACATCTCATTACATGGAGGAAATTGAACAACTGTGCTCAAGACTTGCTATTTTAGATAAAGGTAAAGTCATCGCTTGTGGGACAAAGGAAGAAATCAAAGGAATGATATCATTAGGAGAAAAAATTGTTGTGGAAACATTCAATATAAATAATAGCCACTTAAATAAAATGCGTGAAATACCTAATGTCGTTGAAATTGAGCACAAAGCCAATATGTTAACGGTAAAACAAAAAAACGGTCCTAGCAACCTAGTTAATATAATTAATTTTATCACTGAAAATAATATTAGCTATGGAAAGATATATTCTGAACAACCTACTCTAAATGATGTATTCCTTGAAATAACAGGAAAAGAATTGCGAGATTAA
- a CDS encoding ABC transporter permease: MSYHIFKYTLKSLFKDKMALFWLIFFPLILATFFNLAFENLMSSEGFEKVDIAIVGENEVTENLNKAMEKSELFNIYHKNEYEAKQLLYDKEITGYIINRDELELIILDQGLNQSITKIFLDNYVQASSTIYNIIEENPQLTQSGFLEDIDFSKSFSEEVPINNSMNVLVIFYYALLAMTCLISAVSGCNVTAMIQANQTPLAARNNLAPTHKLKMFLSMGLASVCFQFISAILAVFYISQVLKVDFGDRVIHIIILCFVGCFTGTMFGAMFGAFTKFKLEVKDMLVSNIIMVMCFLSGMMVLQVKYIIQEKAPIIAYINPANLITDGLYALYYYDTLERYFFNLVMLAILGITFCIITILVLRRQKYASI, encoded by the coding sequence ATGTCATATCACATCTTTAAATATACTTTAAAATCTCTATTCAAGGATAAAATGGCCTTATTTTGGTTAATTTTTTTCCCGCTTATCCTGGCCACCTTTTTCAACCTAGCATTTGAAAACTTAATGTCCAGCGAAGGATTTGAAAAGGTGGACATCGCTATAGTTGGCGAGAATGAAGTAACAGAAAATCTTAACAAAGCAATGGAAAAAAGTGAGCTTTTCAATATATACCATAAAAATGAATATGAAGCTAAGCAACTTTTGTACGATAAAGAAATTACCGGCTATATAATCAATAGAGATGAATTAGAACTTATTATCCTAGACCAAGGTCTGAATCAATCCATTACAAAAATTTTCTTAGATAATTATGTTCAAGCTTCCAGCACCATCTATAACATTATCGAAGAAAATCCACAACTAACCCAGTCAGGATTTTTAGAAGATATAGATTTTAGTAAAAGCTTTTCTGAAGAGGTTCCTATCAACAATTCCATGAATGTACTAGTAATCTTTTATTACGCTTTGCTAGCTATGACTTGTTTAATATCAGCGGTTTCTGGGTGTAATGTCACTGCTATGATCCAAGCAAATCAAACTCCCCTGGCTGCGAGAAATAATCTGGCTCCAACACATAAGCTAAAAATGTTTTTATCAATGGGTTTAGCTTCAGTTTGCTTCCAGTTTATATCAGCTATTCTAGCCGTTTTTTATATATCACAGGTTCTAAAAGTAGATTTCGGTGATAGGGTTATTCACATAATTATATTATGTTTTGTGGGATGCTTCACAGGCACAATGTTTGGAGCTATGTTTGGAGCTTTTACAAAGTTCAAGCTAGAAGTAAAAGATATGTTGGTCTCTAATATCATTATGGTGATGTGCTTTTTATCTGGGATGATGGTGTTGCAGGTAAAGTATATTATCCAAGAAAAGGCTCCTATTATTGCGTATATTAACCCTGCAAACCTCATTACAGATGGCCTTTATGCACTGTACTACTATGATACTCTTGAAAGATATTTTTTTAATTTAGTAATGTTAGCTATATTAGGAATAACTTTTTGTATTATTACCATCCTTGTTTTAAGGAGGCAGAAATATGCAAGCATTTAA